A window of Massilia sp. NR 4-1 genomic DNA:
CACGGCAATCCGAAGGCGATTTTAAAAGGCCGCATTCTGGCCCTGGTCCTGGTGGGCGCCTATAACCTGGCGTTCAAGATTTCGCCGTTGCTTGGCCTGGCCATCATGGTGGTGGTGGCGATCGTGATGCCGGTGCTGGTCTGGCGCAGCATGCAGTTCAAGCTGTACAACACCAGCTACCGCGGCATCCGCTTCGGTTTCGACGGCGACAAGCGCAACGCCTACATCCATTATCTGTGGCTGCCGCTGCTGGTTACCCTGTCGCTTGGCCTGGCCCTGCCTTTCGTGCACCAGCGCGTCAAGCGCTTCCAGCACAGCGAAGCGCGTTTCGGCAGCACCAAATTCAGCTTCGACGCCAGCGTGGGCAGTTTCTATCGCCAGTACCTGATCTTCTTTGCGATCACGCTCGCCGGCTCTATCGTGTGCAGCGTCGCCGGCTTCTTCCTTGGTGCGGCCTTCGCCCATGCCTTGCCGTTCGGCGGCCAGGCGGCGGCGACCATACTGATGATCGGCCTGACGTATCTGTGGCTCTTCAGCATCTGGCCGCTGTTCCAATCCCGCTTGCAGAACCTGATCTGGAACCACACCCAGCTTGGCCAGCACGGCTTCCGCTCGGAACTGGCCTGGGGACGCTTGACCTTCATCTACCTCAGCAATCTGCTGGGCGTCATCCTTACCCTGGGCCTGTTCATCCCCTTCGCCAAGGTGCGCGCGCTGAAATACCGCCTGGAATCGGCCAGCTTGCTGGCGGCCGGCAGCCTGGATGACTTCATCGCCGGCGTGCAGCAGGAGGTGGATGCGACCGGCGAAGGCGTGGCCGACATCATCGATCTGGACCTGGCGCTGTAATGGAACACGAGGCCGCCGCCGCGCGCTATTTCGACGGCAAGACGTCGCGCGCCCACCGCGTGGAAGTGCGGGTGCGGGAAGGCATGCTGCATCTGAGCGGCGAGGCCGAACGCGCCTGCCCGCTGGAGCAGCTGCGCGTATCCGAGCGCAGTAAGCATGCGATGCGCAAGGTCACCTTCGACGACGGCGCCTATCTGGAAGCGGTGGACCGCGCGGCCTTCGACCGGCTGTTGCACGCCAGCGGCCATGGCGACAGCTGGGTGGTGCGCGCCCAGCAAAGCTGGCGCGGCACCGCGCTGGCGGCCGTCGCCACCGTGGCCCTGCTGGGCGCCGTCTATCTGTATGGCTTGCCTGCCGCCGCCACAGTGGTGGCGCGCCACCTGCCGCTGAAGGCCGAACGCATGCTGGGCACCGGTATGCTGGAGATGCTGGACCGCCATGTGTTTGTCCAGTCGGATATGCCGGCTGCGCGCCAGGCCGCACTGCGCACCGCTTTTGCCGGCCTGCGCTCGCCGGAGCCGGATGCGCCCGCCTACCGCCTGCTCTTCCGCAAAAGCGGCATCGGCCCGAATGCCTTTGCCCTGCCGTCCGGCGACATCGTGCTGACCGACGAACTGGCCGAACTGCTGCCGGATGACGGCGCCGTGATGGCCGTGCTGGCGCATGAACTGGGTCATCTGCATGAACGCCACCTGACGCGGCGCGTGATCCAGGGCTCGGCCGTGGCCGCCGTGACCACGCTGGTGTTCGGCGACGCTTCGGCCATCATCGCCGGCGTGCCGGCCCTGCTGCTCGACCTGCGCTACTCGCGCGACGCCGAGCGCGATGCCGACGACTACGCCGCCGCCATGCTGCGCCACAACGGCCTGCCGCTGGCGCATCTGGAACACGTCTTCGAAGTGCTGGCAAAGCTGGACAAGAATGCCAGCGGCTACCTCTCCAGCCACCCCGTCACCAGCGAACGCCTGGCCCGCCTGCGCAACGCCCGCTCCTAGGATGTGCGGCGAATCGAGCGCCGCAGTCGCCAGAACGGGGCCGCTCTGATAGCCTGAGCAAAACAGGCGCGGCACGGTAGTGCGAAATATAGCTATAAGGCAATATTTTTTGATATGATCTGCGCGCACGCAAGACCGTGGCCGCGGGCCATATTTCTATCTGACTGGCGAGGAGAGACTGGATGAAACTGAATAAAATCGCAAAGACCCTGGCGCTGGCGGCGCTGGCCACGGCGGGCAGCGCCCAGGCGCAGGAAGTGGTGCGCCTCGGTAACCTGAAATTCGCCCACTACGGCGCCGTCTCCTATATTAAGGAGATCGCGCCCAAATGCGGCATCAAGGTCGAGGAGCATGTATTCGCCAAGGGGCTCGATGTGATGCAGGCCATCATCGCCGGCGAACTCGATGTGGGCAGCACCGCGTCGGAGGCGGCGATCTCGGGCCGCGCCGGCGGCGCGCCGATCTATGTGGTGGCCGGTTTCGCCAAGGGCGGCGCGCGCCTGGTCGGCCGCACCGACCTGAAAATGAAAACCGTGCGCGACCTGAAGGGCAAGAAGGTCGGCGTCACGCGCGGCGGCATCCAGGAAGTGCTGTTGCTGGCCGAGCTGCAGCAGGCCGGCCTGAGCGCCTCCGACCAGCCGGGCAAGGACGTGCAGATCGTCTTCCTCGCCTATGCCGACCTGAATCAGGCGCTGCTGGGCAAGAATATCGACGCCATGATGCAGTCGGAGCCGCAATCCTCGCAGTCCATCAACAAAGGTTTCGGCACCGAGATCATCAAGCCTTACGACACGCCGATCGGCGAGCCGGTGCGCACCATGGTGATGACGGAGAAGTTCTACAAGGAGCGCCGCCCGGTGGCCGAGAAGTTCATGCGCTGCTTCGTCGAAGCCACCCGCACCTTCATCGACAAGCCTGACGTGGCCGAAAAATACGTGCGCGAAGTGGTCTTCAAAGGCCAGATCACCAAGGACGATTTCCAGGATGCGATCAGCAATTCGCCGTATTCCTACGATATCTCGCCCGAGCATATCCAGGTCACGACCGACGTGATGGCCAAGACCGGCGTCGGCAAGATGGCCAAGCCGCCGGTGGCCAAGGAATGGGTCAAGACCGATCTGCTGGACCAGGCCAAAAAAAGCCTGAACGTCAAATAAGAAGCAAAGGAGGGCAGCATGGCGAAATTCTCATGGCGTGAAGCGGCCGTCGGCCTGGTGGTGCCGGCGCTGGTGATCGCAGCCTGGCAGGCGGTGACCACGCTGGGCTGGGTGAATCCCCAGGTGCTGCCCTCGCCGCTGGCGGTGGTGCAGAAGTGGGTCGAGTACCTGCTGCCCTTGCAGCCTTACAGCGAAGGCAATTGGCTGGCGTGGGCTTTCTCGGGCGAATTGATTCATGACGCCCTGGGCAGCTTGTACCGCGTGCTGGTCGGCTTTGCCATCGGCGCCGGCCTGGCGCTGCCGGTGGGTCTGGCCATGGGCGCCAGCTACCGCGCCTACGCTTGGCTCAATCCGCTGGTGCAGCTGCTGCGGCCGATTCCGCCGATCGCCTACATCCCCTTGTCGATCCTGTGGTTCGGCCTCGGTAATCCGCCGGCCGTCTTCCTGATCGCGCTGGGCGCCTTCTTCCCGGTGCTGATGAACACCATCGCCGGTGTGCGCCAGGTGGACGGCATCTATATCCGCGCCGCGCGCAACCTGGGCGCTTCCGGCACCACCATGTTCCTGCGCGTGATCCTGCCGGCGGCCGTGCCCTACATCCTGTCCGGCGTGCGCATCGGCATCGGCACCGCCTTCATCGTGGTGATCGTGTCCGAAATGATCGCGGTGAACAATGGCCTGGGTTTCCGCATCCTGGAAGCGCGCGAATACTTCTGGTCCGACAAGATCATCGCCGGCATGATTTCAATTGGCCTGATCGGCCTCGCCATCGACGTGCTGATGAACCGCCTGAACAACCACCTGCTGCGCTGGCACCGCGGCCTGGAGAATTAAGATGAGCCATATCCTGGTGCAGGACGTCAGCAAGGTGTTCAAGACCGACAGCCGCGAAGTGGTGGCGCTGAAAAATATCGCGCTGGAGATCCCGCAAGGCCAGTTCGTCTGCCTGCTGGGGCCATCGGGCTGCGGCAAGTCGACGCTGCTGAACGCGGTGGCCGGCTTCTCCCTGCCCAGCAGCGGCCGCATCACCGTCGACGGCCGCGAAGTGAGGGCGCCCGGTCCCGAGCGCGGCATGGTGTTCCAGGAATACGCCCTGTTCCCCTGGATGACGGTGGCCGAAAACGTCGCCTTCGGCCTCGAAATCAAGGGCTTGGACAAGGCCCGCATCAAGGC
This region includes:
- a CDS encoding YjgN family protein; this translates as MDNTQAAWRQEAEARELKLEFSATGSEYFRIWIVNLLLSIVTFGIYSAWAKVRSNQYFYSSTRLDGSSFEYHGNPKAILKGRILALVLVGAYNLAFKISPLLGLAIMVVVAIVMPVLVWRSMQFKLYNTSYRGIRFGFDGDKRNAYIHYLWLPLLVTLSLGLALPFVHQRVKRFQHSEARFGSTKFSFDASVGSFYRQYLIFFAITLAGSIVCSVAGFFLGAAFAHALPFGGQAAATILMIGLTYLWLFSIWPLFQSRLQNLIWNHTQLGQHGFRSELAWGRLTFIYLSNLLGVILTLGLFIPFAKVRALKYRLESASLLAAGSLDDFIAGVQQEVDATGEGVADIIDLDLAL
- a CDS encoding M48 family metallopeptidase, producing the protein MEHEAAAARYFDGKTSRAHRVEVRVREGMLHLSGEAERACPLEQLRVSERSKHAMRKVTFDDGAYLEAVDRAAFDRLLHASGHGDSWVVRAQQSWRGTALAAVATVALLGAVYLYGLPAAATVVARHLPLKAERMLGTGMLEMLDRHVFVQSDMPAARQAALRTAFAGLRSPEPDAPAYRLLFRKSGIGPNAFALPSGDIVLTDELAELLPDDGAVMAVLAHELGHLHERHLTRRVIQGSAVAAVTTLVFGDASAIIAGVPALLLDLRYSRDAERDADDYAAAMLRHNGLPLAHLEHVFEVLAKLDKNASGYLSSHPVTSERLARLRNARS
- a CDS encoding ABC transporter substrate-binding protein, which gives rise to MKLNKIAKTLALAALATAGSAQAQEVVRLGNLKFAHYGAVSYIKEIAPKCGIKVEEHVFAKGLDVMQAIIAGELDVGSTASEAAISGRAGGAPIYVVAGFAKGGARLVGRTDLKMKTVRDLKGKKVGVTRGGIQEVLLLAELQQAGLSASDQPGKDVQIVFLAYADLNQALLGKNIDAMMQSEPQSSQSINKGFGTEIIKPYDTPIGEPVRTMVMTEKFYKERRPVAEKFMRCFVEATRTFIDKPDVAEKYVREVVFKGQITKDDFQDAISNSPYSYDISPEHIQVTTDVMAKTGVGKMAKPPVAKEWVKTDLLDQAKKSLNVK
- a CDS encoding ABC transporter permease → MAKFSWREAAVGLVVPALVIAAWQAVTTLGWVNPQVLPSPLAVVQKWVEYLLPLQPYSEGNWLAWAFSGELIHDALGSLYRVLVGFAIGAGLALPVGLAMGASYRAYAWLNPLVQLLRPIPPIAYIPLSILWFGLGNPPAVFLIALGAFFPVLMNTIAGVRQVDGIYIRAARNLGASGTTMFLRVILPAAVPYILSGVRIGIGTAFIVVIVSEMIAVNNGLGFRILEAREYFWSDKIIAGMISIGLIGLAIDVLMNRLNNHLLRWHRGLEN